A genomic window from Lasioglossum baleicum chromosome 7, iyLasBale1, whole genome shotgun sequence includes:
- the LOC143211000 gene encoding uncharacterized protein LOC143211000 — MSRAARSKKRTSAPNDEQLYMLEVFIDKVNFNPERTDVNVQNLTIFVKFSDLPKYELSTLKNLRDGRTENRELSENSNVFKSGKSCLFAKSPSSLIRAIRFAPLQLEVYHNESSEQKGNRDLVGTVKVALPSCMCTYVSTVRKETDGLSTPCVAKSDFDLIDPGGQVSGTVCVVLRLSCFGSSIVKHFLLNGKTFMLEDSPIQKFLCPYLAPTEDKKDTVEPSLRRPDSPPRISMDDPSFMELTTAEKLNDPKFRELVYTTYPDEPTCCCQPTDRSTHPMECRSGCTRPCCMKLRNPELLLTHQPKPVDDSLSNTYCINNYLTPIEGRQDCVSSRLRGGGDIEQIYLGPAEYRWPDYDTEYNWYEEKNAGMTRLEGGGETDMSSCGCSGGTVPVRTSRSKQQNMPSAFDACKPRLTSTGPRAACVCAGKDTQMWHTGVAKCSKQPCLGIDCLIRAFKETQEFVNSIGKVPGLAGLGLMDPSESPYFGRDVDKDYISKEPTPKFKRKEQTTSQHTLPQSSCSAPCNRPALMDDRAPVHYTPPAPLGAVMVPPRLGIVREAIPVLPEVAPVALGKKKRDEKKGDDKDKSRDRDGDLSTIGIMDLQTGPCGEPMCKSRRKMMVDATEGAQSMIVTSSKAKMGRKLPNAKKRRGGGGGGKSVGGGKGVGGGKGVGGGKGGGGGKGRGRATVREKGGAGGDFGYETATPVRPSKKIMRYVYFVGDYYPGINYGHRDCIDIRMRVPANMGWLWNTLSTPGNLKPRIGWRPGAIGRALYAMLQEAKEESYTPEESMSVTTTRSADRGKVSRGGKASGDRGRPMAGRGRPGTERSKGGAGRAGRPGMLDRSRGKSATSARQRSPRRATGRASAAMKGAQSALEDEEETKDPPTLHIHRKDGTYYVTMYPIRQEPPDEAHVSEPMKPLQFKIVKNKDDASVASSSTASDMEIEFSPPAAVTRSRKKPDVIHVETQVRQQEILDEIKAESAKKSEKRSRRDKKAKQEPAKKEPPKGKGKA, encoded by the coding sequence ATGTCCAGAGCAGCGAGATCGAAAAAAAGGACATCGGCTCCGAACGACGAGCAGTTGTACATGCTCGAGGTGTTCATCGACAAAGTGAACTTCAATCCGGAACGAACCGACGTGAACGTTCAGAATTTAACTATTTTCGTAAAgttctccgatctaccgaaataCGAGCTAAGTACCCTTAAAAATCTACGCGATGGTCGTACGGAGAATCGTGAACTGTCcgaaaattcgaacgtttttaAATCTGGCAAATCGTGCCTTTTCGCCAAGTCACCGAGCAGCCTGATCAGAGCCATAAGATTTGCTCCGCTGCAGCTGGAAGTGTACCACAATGAATCCTCTGAACAAAAAGGAAACAGAGATCTCGTGGGTACAGTGAAGGTTGCATTACCTTCGTGCATGTGCACCTACGTGTCGACCGTCCGAAAAGAAACTGACGGATTATCGACACCCTGTGTAGCAAAGAGCGACTTCGATTTGATCGATCCAGGAGGGCAAGTATCCGGTACCGTGTGCGTTGTTCTGAGGTTATCCTGTTTCGGGAGTTCTATCGTGAAGCATTTCTTACTGAACGGGAAAACTTTTATGCTAGAAGATTCGCCGATTCAAAAATTTCTATGTCCCTATCTCGCTCCGACCGAGGACAAAAAGGACACCGTCGAGCCGTCGTTGAGGCGTCCGGACTCTCCGCCGCGTATTTCGATGGACGATCCCAGTTTTATGGAGCTGACCACCGCCGAGAAGCTGAACGATCCTAAGTTCCGAGAATTAGTGTACACAACGTACCCAGATGAGCCTACTTGCTGCTGTCAGCCGACTGATCGATCGACGCATCCGATGGAATGTCGTTCCGGCTGCACGCGTCCTTGCTGCATGAAGCTGAGGAATCCCGAACTGTTGCTTACGCATCAGCCGAAACCCGTCGATGATTCTTTGTCCAATACTTATTGCATCAATAATTACCTAACCCCGATAGAAGGCAGGCAGGACTGCGTTTCCTCGAGGCTCAGAGGAGGCGGAGATATTGAGCAAATTTATCTAGGTCCGGCCGAGTACAGATGGCCCGACTACGACACCGAATACAACTGGTATGAGGAGAAGAACGCAGGGATGACTCGTTTGGAAGGCGGAGGAGAGACCGACATGTCGAGCTGCGGATGTTCCGGTGGCACGGTGCCGGTCAGAACGTCGCGGTCCAAGCAGCAGAACATGCCATCTGCGTTCGATGCCTGCAAGCCTCGCCTAACGTCGACAGGCCCGAGAGCCGCCTGCGTTTGTGCCGGCAAGGACACGCAAATGTGGCACACGGGCGTTGCAAAATGCTCGAAACAACCGTGTCTAGGGATCGACTGTCTGATTCGGGCTTTCAAGGAAACTCAGGAGTTCGTCAATTCTATTGGCAAAGTGCCAGGCCTGGCGGGACTCGGTCTAATGGATCCATCGGAGAGTCCTTACTTTGGCAGAGACGTCGATAAAGACTACATATCGAAAGAGCCAACGCCGAAATTCAAGAGGAAAGAACAAACTACATCGCAGCATACGTTGCCGCAATCATCTTGCTCGGCACCGTGTAACAGACCGGCGCTCATGGATGATCGTGCACCAGTGCATTACACGCCTCCCGCCCCATTAGGAGCCGTTATGGTGCCACCCCGATTAGGAATCGTACGAGAAGCTATACCCGTTCTACCGGAGGTCGCACCGGTAGCCCTCGGAAAGAAGAAAAGGGACGAGAAGAAGGGCGACGACAAGGACAAATCCCGTGATAGAGACGGCGACCTGTCGACCATCGGAATAATGGATCTGCAGACTGGCCCTTGCGGTGAGCCTATGTGCAAATCCCGGCGAAAAATGATGGTCGATGCCACTGAAGGTGCGCAGAGCATGATTGTTACGTCGTCGAAGGCGAAAATGGGTCGGAAACTGCCGAACGCGAAGAAACGtcgaggaggtggaggaggaggaaaaAGTGTAGGAGGTGGAAAAGGTGTAGGAGGTGGAAAAGGTGTAGGAGGAGGAAAAGGTGGGGGAGGCGGTAAAGGACGTGGCAGAGCCACGGTGCGTGAAAAAGGAGGCGCTGGAGGAGATTTTGGATACGAAACAGCTACGCCGGTGAGACCCAGCAAAAAAATAATGCGGTACGTCTATTTTGTTGGCGATTACTATCCAGGTATCAATTACGGGCACCGTGACTGCATAGACATTCGCATGAGGGTGCCGGCTAATATGGGCTGGCTGTGGAACACCTTATCCACGCCGGGAAATCTAAAGCCGCGTATCGGTTGGAGACCAGGTGCTATAGGCCGGGCCTTGTACGCGATGCTTCAAGAGGCGAAGGAGGAGTCCTACACCCCGGAGGAATCGATGTCCGTGACTACCACGAGATCGGCCGATCGTGGAAAAGTTAGTCGCGGAGGAAAGGCGAGCGGCGATCGCGGAAGACCAATGGCTGGAAGAGGAAGACCGGGAACAGAACGCAGTAAAGGAGGCGCGGGACGAGCAGGAAGACCGGGAATGTTGGATCGAAGTCGTGGTAAATCGGCGACGAGTGCCCGGCAGAGATCCCCGAGGAGGGCCACTGGAAGAGCCTCTGCAGCTATGAAGGGAGCACAGTCGGCGCTGGAGGACGAGGAAGAGACCAAAGACCCACCGACTCTTCACATTCACAGAAAAGATGGCACTTATTACGTGACGATGTACCCCATTAGGCAAGAGCCACCGGACGAGGCGCACGTGTCCGAGCCCATGAAGCCGCTGCAATTTAAGATTGTGAAGAACAAAGACGACGCCTCGGTTGCGTCCAGCTCCACCGCGTCCGACATGGAAATCGAATTCTCTCCTCCCGCGGCGGTCACCAGGAGCCGCAAGAAGCCCGACGTGATTCACGTCGAGACACAGGTCCGTCAACAGGAGATCCTGGACGAGATCAAGGCGGAAAGCGCGAAGAAGTCGGAGAAAAGAAGCAGACGAGATAAGAAAGCGAAGCAAGAGCCTGCAaagaaggaaccaccgaaaggaaaaggaaaagcTTGA